A window of the Pogona vitticeps strain Pit_001003342236 chromosome 4, PviZW2.1, whole genome shotgun sequence genome harbors these coding sequences:
- the RNF152 gene encoding E3 ubiquitin-protein ligase RNF152, protein METVSQDTLLECQICFNYYSPRRRPKLLDCKHTCCSVCLQQMRTSQKDLRCPWCRGITKLPPGFSISQLPDDPEVIAVIAIPHTSEHTPVFIKLPSNGCYMLPLPISKERSLLPGDIGCRLLPSSQQKSLTVVTIPAEQQPLQAGIPTEAGDEEQDRRGIVKSSTWSGVCTVILVACVLVFLLGIVLHNMSCISKRFTVISCG, encoded by the coding sequence ATGGAGACTGTTTCCCAGGACACACTGTTGGAATGCCAGATTTGTTTCAATTATTACAGTCCTCGACGAAGGCCGAAGCTACTGGACTGTAAACACACCTGCTGCTCAGTTTGCCTTCAGCAGATGAGGACCAGCCAGAAGGATTTAAGGTGTCCATGGTGCCGAGGTATCACTAAACTGCCACCAGGCTTTTCTATCTCCCAGCTGCCTGATGACCCAGAGGTCATTGCTGTGATTGCAATACCCCACACTTCAGAGCACACCCCAGTCTTCATCAAACTCCCTAGCAATGGGTGCTACATGCTGCCCTTGCCCATCTCCAAGGAGAGATCCCTCTTGCCAGGAGACATTGGCTGTCGCCTTCTGCCGAGCAGCCAGCAGAAGTCTCTCACTGTGGTGACAATCCCAGCCGAACAGCAGCCACTGCAAGCTGGGATCCCAACAGAGGCAGGCGATGAGGAGCAAGACAGGAGAGGCATAGTAAAAAGCTCCACGTGGTCGGGGGTTTGCACCGTCATCCTGGTGGCCTGTGTGCTGGTCTTTCTACTTGGCATTGTCCTCCATAACATGTCATGCATCTCTAAGCGTTTCACTGTGATCTCCTGCGGCTGA